One window of Mesoplasma syrphidae genomic DNA carries:
- the rpmG gene encoding 50S ribosomal protein L33, which yields MGSNSRKIILVCEDCLSRNYSLTKSTLTQKERLQIKKFCTTCNAHTLHKETR from the coding sequence ATGGGTTCAAATAGTCGAAAAATTATATTAGTATGTGAAGATTGTTTGAGTAGAAATTATTCTCTTACGAAAAGTACTCTAACTCAAAAAGAAAGATTACAAATTAAAAAATTCTGTACAACATGTAATGCACACACTCTACACAAGGAAACAAGATAG
- the rlmB gene encoding 23S rRNA (guanosine(2251)-2'-O)-methyltransferase RlmB — translation MEQLNLIYGKHAIEEFAQKHPKMIRKIWVKDFKYIEKFTNLEEFGIKVIKSNDEQLNKMFYEEVNHQGIVAEVKEYNYVPFAQALENLKDKSTAIVLLLDQIHDSHNFGAILRSASLLGIEQVVILDRKQVSVNSTVVKTSAGTVYDLSISKVSNLNNAIREFQQHGFWVYSTNINKHSVDIRKVDFAQKTVLVIGNEQKGVSDLITKNSDMNIFIPSTKIIDSFNASVAAAIAMFEIANKIGKLD, via the coding sequence ATGGAACAATTAAATTTGATATATGGTAAACATGCTATAGAAGAATTTGCTCAAAAGCACCCAAAAATGATTCGTAAAATTTGAGTCAAAGATTTTAAATATATAGAAAAGTTTACAAATCTTGAGGAGTTTGGTATCAAGGTAATTAAATCTAATGATGAGCAATTAAATAAGATGTTTTATGAAGAAGTTAATCATCAGGGAATTGTAGCAGAAGTAAAAGAATATAATTATGTGCCTTTTGCTCAAGCACTTGAAAATTTAAAAGATAAATCGACAGCTATTGTTTTGTTGCTAGATCAAATTCACGACTCTCACAACTTTGGTGCAATCTTGAGATCAGCGAGTCTATTAGGAATAGAACAAGTAGTTATTCTTGATCGTAAACAAGTATCAGTTAATTCAACAGTTGTAAAAACTTCAGCTGGAACAGTTTATGATCTAAGTATTTCTAAAGTAAGCAATTTGAATAATGCGATTAGAGAATTTCAACAGCATGGTTTTTGAGTTTACTCAACAAATATTAATAAGCATTCAGTTGATATTCGTAAAGTTGATTTTGCTCAAAAAACTGTTTTGGTTATTGGAAATGAGCAAAAAGGGGTTTCTGATTTAATTACTAAGAATAGTGATATGAATATTTTTATTCCTTCAACAAAAATAATTGATTCATTTAATGCTTCAGTTGCAGCTGCCATAGCAATGTTTGAAATTGCTAATAAAATTGGAAAATTAGATTAA
- the cysS gene encoding cysteine--tRNA ligase produces the protein MKIYDSLTGEKNILSSKKVNIYCCGPTVYNYIHIGNARPVILVDILIRYLKSRGVEVNYLQNITDVDDKIIKKAIEQNLTENEISSLYTEAYIKDLKSLNIIMPTKLIPISQKLPEMLDFIEKLVETGDAYVVDGDVYFDIKKWFKIYGELSGRKVDELIAGERIEIDLKKHDPLDFVIWKKTDAGIKWKSKFGEGRPGWHTECSVLIDEYFNHETIDIHAGGIDLKFPHHENERIQFIAYNQQEIAKNWMHNGHVTLEDEKMSKSLGNTVLVKDFILNYGSNLLRWFFLTSQYRQPLNVSENIINQGEKFFEKIENLRKKVLNALLSNEQFVDVEMNNLIIKEFNDQMDNDINTALVLTIIDRVIKEINKEITNQQETQWIGKFKSLEHIFATLGFMELLNVKFTDEDQGLFKAWKSALQKKDFATADNLRQQLVRKKLV, from the coding sequence ATGAAAATTTATGATTCTCTAACTGGTGAAAAAAATATTTTGTCCTCTAAAAAAGTCAATATTTATTGCTGCGGGCCTACTGTTTATAATTACATCCATATTGGAAATGCTCGTCCAGTAATATTAGTTGATATTTTGATACGATATTTAAAAAGTCGTGGTGTAGAAGTTAATTATTTGCAAAATATCACTGATGTTGATGACAAGATTATTAAGAAGGCGATTGAGCAAAATTTGACTGAAAATGAAATTTCGTCTTTATACACTGAAGCTTATATAAAGGATTTAAAATCACTCAATATTATTATGCCAACTAAGTTAATTCCAATTAGTCAAAAATTACCTGAAATGTTAGATTTTATTGAAAAGCTTGTTGAAACCGGCGATGCTTATGTAGTTGATGGAGACGTTTATTTTGATATTAAAAAGTGATTTAAGATTTATGGAGAGTTATCGGGACGTAAAGTTGATGAATTGATAGCTGGCGAACGAATTGAAATTGATCTTAAAAAGCATGACCCATTGGATTTTGTGATATGAAAAAAGACAGACGCTGGAATCAAGTGAAAGTCAAAGTTTGGTGAAGGGCGTCCAGGATGACACACCGAATGCTCTGTGTTAATTGATGAATACTTTAATCATGAGACAATAGATATTCATGCTGGTGGAATTGATTTAAAGTTTCCGCATCATGAAAATGAGCGTATTCAGTTTATTGCATATAACCAACAAGAAATTGCAAAAAATTGAATGCATAATGGCCATGTAACATTAGAAGATGAAAAAATGTCAAAGTCATTGGGAAACACAGTTTTGGTAAAAGATTTTATTTTAAACTATGGATCAAATTTGTTGCGCTGATTTTTTTTAACATCGCAATATCGTCAACCATTAAATGTCAGCGAAAATATAATTAATCAAGGGGAAAAGTTTTTTGAGAAAATTGAAAATTTGCGCAAAAAAGTTTTGAATGCTTTGTTATCAAATGAGCAGTTTGTAGATGTAGAAATGAATAATCTGATTATTAAAGAATTTAATGATCAAATGGACAATGATATCAATACCGCATTGGTTTTAACAATTATTGACCGCGTTATTAAAGAGATTAATAAAGAAATAACTAATCAACAAGAAACACAGTGAATTGGAAAATTTAAAAGTCTCGAGCATATTTTTGCAACATTGGGATTCATGGAGCTTTTAAATGTTAAATTTACAGATGAGGATCAAGGGCTTTTTAAAGCTTGAAAGTCAGCTTTGCAAAAAAAAGATTTTGCGACTGCAGATAATTTGCGTCAACAATTAGTAAGAAAGAAACTGGTATAA
- a CDS encoding ECF transporter S component — translation MKAISDYLLEGHNLAIVATWFTFAIATLYAGGQGFIYKYKKRRNIPYTGMKFNTRNITYISMMVAVSVAITVVISLTLPVTVFPPIRVAFEGIMIKITGMIFGPIVGIIVGLTTETLTMMFVPSYIHIAYFLVAIGFGFWSGLCSYAFKWTGNRRVFSITLITGVIVSFTGLMWFIFRNVTLENINFLGIELSPAFYPYLFLIMMSITLIVVYVLCAVLYFTKKTYWLDTVLPVVLICVVTELICTIIISAWGDSGFFASGGSDAYISMVVLRVFQVPFKIIFNTAVLTTVYSVLRPLIKNTK, via the coding sequence ATGAAGGCAATTAGCGACTACTTGTTAGAAGGTCATAATTTAGCGATTGTTGCTACATGATTCACTTTTGCAATTGCAACACTTTATGCTGGTGGTCAGGGATTTATTTACAAATATAAAAAGCGTCGTAACATTCCATATACTGGAATGAAATTTAATACACGAAACATTACATATATTTCAATGATGGTTGCTGTATCTGTAGCAATTACCGTAGTTATTTCTTTAACCTTACCAGTTACGGTTTTTCCACCAATCAGAGTTGCTTTTGAAGGAATTATGATTAAAATAACTGGAATGATTTTTGGTCCTATTGTCGGTATTATTGTTGGATTAACAACTGAAACGTTAACAATGATGTTTGTTCCATCATATATCCATATTGCATATTTTTTAGTAGCTATTGGATTTGGGTTTTGATCGGGATTATGTTCATACGCTTTTAAATGAACAGGAAATAGAAGAGTTTTTTCAATTACATTAATTACAGGAGTAATTGTATCTTTTACCGGGCTTATGTGATTTATTTTTAGAAATGTAACGTTGGAAAATATTAATTTTTTGGGAATTGAACTTAGTCCAGCATTTTACCCTTATTTATTTTTAATTATGATGAGTATAACTTTAATAGTTGTATATGTTTTATGTGCCGTTTTATATTTTACGAAAAAAACATACTGACTAGATACTGTTTTGCCAGTTGTGTTAATTTGTGTTGTGACAGAATTAATTTGTACAATTATTATTTCAGCCTGAGGAGATTCTGGTTTTTTTGCATCAGGAGGATCTGATGCTTATATTTCAATGGTCGTTTTACGTGTTTTTCAAGTACCATTTAAAATTATTTTTAATACTGCTGTTTTGACTACTGTTTATTCTGTGCTAAGACCGCTAATTAAAAATACTAAATAG
- the dnaB gene encoding replicative DNA helicase: MEHQTQQQFEVLDQAEKIVLAIAIHSPNALPDILVRLVSDDFYQSAHKLIFNAIVELSQNSKELSTTTVAIYLESKKQLEKAGGAEQISEIGNYFYTDEGVEDYIDIVFKASMSRKFDSTLMKIQELRKSNSSLEDVLNQAQRELLEIDLEAKKSEILSIGIAAKEVIKKIKDLEQREETLTGVTTGFAKLDKMTSGLQSSDLIILAARPSVGKTAFSLNLAYNAANQGRKGVAIFSIEMPKEQLTQRILATMTQIDSTKLRTGKNLQKDDWLKITRADDRLQSTNIFIDDTPGITIQQIQSKLHKLKRDHEVELCIIDYLQLITTPGANGNDRQNEISNISRQLKRIARDTGIPIVCLSQLSRGVEKREDKRPLMSDLRDSGAIEQDADIIMFLFRDDYQNHNRTQEQIEDPISEVELIIAKHRNGSTGTVELYFDKPHGKFTDRN, encoded by the coding sequence ATGGAACATCAAACACAACAACAATTTGAGGTATTGGATCAAGCAGAAAAAATTGTGCTTGCAATTGCAATTCATTCTCCTAATGCATTACCCGATATTTTGGTGCGTTTGGTAAGCGATGACTTTTATCAAAGTGCTCATAAATTAATTTTTAATGCAATTGTAGAATTAAGCCAAAACTCAAAGGAATTGTCTACAACAACTGTAGCAATATACTTAGAAAGCAAAAAACAATTGGAAAAAGCTGGTGGAGCTGAGCAAATTTCAGAAATTGGAAATTATTTTTATACTGATGAAGGTGTAGAGGATTATATCGATATTGTTTTTAAAGCAAGCATGTCAAGAAAATTTGATTCAACTTTAATGAAAATTCAAGAATTGCGTAAAAGTAATTCAAGTTTGGAAGATGTTTTAAATCAGGCGCAAAGAGAATTGTTAGAAATTGATTTAGAAGCCAAAAAATCTGAAATTTTATCTATTGGAATTGCAGCTAAAGAAGTTATCAAAAAAATTAAGGATTTAGAGCAACGTGAAGAAACTTTGACTGGAGTTACAACAGGGTTTGCAAAACTAGATAAAATGACATCAGGATTGCAATCTTCAGATTTAATAATTTTGGCTGCACGTCCGTCAGTTGGGAAAACAGCTTTTTCTTTAAACTTAGCTTATAATGCAGCAAATCAAGGTCGCAAAGGAGTGGCAATTTTTTCAATCGAGATGCCAAAGGAACAATTGACTCAACGTATTTTAGCAACAATGACACAAATTGATTCTACAAAATTACGTACTGGTAAAAACTTGCAAAAGGACGACTGATTAAAAATTACAAGAGCGGACGATCGTTTACAATCAACAAATATTTTTATTGATGATACTCCTGGAATTACAATTCAGCAAATTCAGTCAAAGTTACATAAGCTAAAACGCGATCATGAAGTTGAGTTATGTATTATTGATTACTTGCAATTAATTACAACACCAGGGGCAAATGGAAATGATCGACAAAATGAAATTTCTAATATTTCTCGTCAGTTAAAACGTATTGCGCGTGATACAGGAATTCCAATTGTTTGTTTATCTCAATTATCACGTGGAGTTGAAAAGCGTGAAGATAAGCGACCATTGATGTCAGACTTGCGTGATTCTGGAGCGATTGAACAGGATGCAGACATTATTATGTTTTTATTCCGTGATGATTATCAAAATCATAATCGTACTCAAGAGCAAATTGAAGATCCGATTTCAGAGGTTGAATTAATTATTGCCAAACATAGAAATGGTTCAACAGGAACAGTTGAATTATACTTTGACAAACCGCACGGTAAATTTACTGATAGAAACTAA
- the rplI gene encoding 50S ribosomal protein L9, translating to MKVIFLKDVKGQGKKDEVKEVSDGYARNYLLPNGLVKLATENSIKTLKTKLQTANEEEELAKAQTMLIKKAIEEVTLKFKLQVIDNKAFGSISNQDIADQLAKVYHITVDKRKFINFKNLNHIGLHYIRIKLDFGIEAKLKVEIKEV from the coding sequence ATGAAAGTTATATTTTTAAAAGACGTTAAAGGTCAAGGGAAAAAAGATGAGGTTAAAGAAGTTTCTGATGGATATGCTAGAAACTATTTATTACCAAATGGATTGGTCAAATTGGCAACTGAAAATAGCATTAAGACATTAAAAACTAAACTTCAAACTGCTAATGAAGAAGAAGAATTGGCAAAAGCACAAACAATGCTAATTAAAAAAGCAATTGAAGAAGTAACACTTAAATTTAAGCTACAAGTTATCGATAATAAGGCATTCGGATCAATATCAAATCAAGATATTGCTGATCAATTAGCAAAAGTTTATCATATTACTGTTGATAAAAGAAAATTTATTAACTTTAAAAATTTAAACCACATTGGTTTACATTATATTCGTATTAAATTGGACTTTGGAATTGAGGCCAAATTAAAAGTAGAAATTAAGGAAGTATAA